One Anolis carolinensis isolate JA03-04 unplaced genomic scaffold, rAnoCar3.1.pri scaffold_13, whole genome shotgun sequence genomic window, ctttggaggGGCCTTTTTCAATGTTATATGTAATTCTATGAGGctgggctggattggatggcctttgggagtttctttccaatgttttatgtcattttatgagactggatggccatctctcaagaGGAATTGAATTGTGCCTTCctatttttcaatgttttatgCAATCCTATGAggctgggttggattggatggcctttgggagtctcttTCCAATGATATATGTCATtttatgaggctgggtggctatctgtcgggagggatcggattgtgccttcctgcctagaagggggttggactgaatggcctttggaggGGTCTTTTTCAATGTTATACGTAATTCTATGAGGctgggctggattggatggcctttgggagtctcttTCCAATGTTATATGCAATCCtatgagactggatggccatctctcaagaGGAATTGAATTGTGCCTTCCTATTTTTCAATGGTATACGTAATTCCATGAtgctgggttggattggatggcctttgggagcctCTTTCCAATGTTTTATGTCATTTtgtgaggctggatggctatctgtcgggagggatcggattgtgccttcctgcctagaagggggttggactgaatggcgtTTGGGGGGCCTTTTTCAATGGTATACGTAATTCTATGAGGctgggctggattggatggcctttgggagtctctttccaatgttttatgtcattttatgaggctggatggccatctgtcgagagggattgaattgtgccttcctatttttcaatgttttatgCAATCCTATGAggctgggttggattggatggcctttgggagtctctttccaatgttttatgtcattttatgaggctggatggctatctgtcgagagggattgaattgtgccttcctatttttcaatgttttatgCAATCCTATGAggctgggttggattggatggcctttgggagtctcttTCCAATGATATATGTCAttttatgaggctggatggccatctgtcgagagggattgaattgtgccttcctatttttcaatgttttatgCAATCCTATGAggctgggttggattggatggcctttgggagtctcttTCCAATGATATATGTCAttttatgaggctggatggccatctgtcgagagggattgaattgtgccttcctatttttcaatgttttatgCAATCCTATGAGGctgggctggattggatggcctttgggagtctctttccaatgttttatgtcattttatgaggctggatggccatctgtcgagagggattgaattgtgccttcctatttttcaatgttttatgCAATCCTATGAggctgggttggattggatggcctttgggagtctcttTCCAATGATATATGTCAttttatgaggctggatggccatctgtcgggagggattgaattgtgccttcctatttttcaatgttttatgCAATCCTATGAggctgggttggactggatggcctttgggagtctcttTCCAATGATATATGTCATtttatgaggctgggtggctatctgtcgggagggatcggattgtgccttcctgcctagaagggggttggactgaatggcctttggaggGGCCTTTTTCAATGTTATACGTAATTCTATGAGGctgggctggattggatggcctttgggagtctcttTCCAATGTTATATGCAATCCTatgagactggatggctatctctcAAGAGGAATTGAATTGTGCCTTCctatttttcaatgttttatgCAATCCTATGAGgctgggttggattggatagcctttgggagtctctttccaatgttttatgtcattttatgaggctggatggccatctgtcgagagggattgaattgtgccttcctatttttcaatgttttatgCAATCCTATGAggctgggttggattggatggcctttgggagtctctttccaatgttttatgtcattttatgaggctggatggctatctgtcgggagggatcggatggtgccttcctaactagacgagggttggactggatggcctttggggggccttTTTCaatggtataatataatataatataagagaAGAGCATGGAAGCCCGTCTCCGTTGCCTCCTTCTCACCTTTTTTTCCCCGAAGGAAACCTCCACACGCGACGCTTGGACACGGACGCTCTGAGGCGAGGCACGGTGCAACACACTGGAACCGTCCGCTTCCGGCGGGAACGCAACTTCCGGCAGGGAAAGAAAGGTTCCTACTTGGAAGAAGAGGCGCCGTCTCTGAGGTAAAGGCCggcttgggatttgtagtctggcgAGGCCTTCTCGGGCAGAGGAGACTCAAGACTAGGCCTGGGCCAACTCGGGCCTtgcttccgggtgttttggacttcaactcccagcattcctcacggcctcaggccccttacttttccccctcagccgcttaagcggctgagggggaaaaggaaggggcctgaggccgtgaggaatgctgggagttgaagtccaaaacacctggaaagtagGCCCgacttggcccaggcctgctctagcaTCATTCAGGCAatttccagggaagtcatgcccccccaagggtctggagaacaagccctatgaggagcggcttgaagagctGGACCTATTTAGATTGCGGAAGAGAAGGAGACAGGATGAGGGCCATGATGAGACTGGGACGCAAAGGAAACCACGGCTTGTTTATATAGCTATTCCCCTCCCAAcaatctatcttctatctatatatataaaagagggatggcatcacggcagcggacaaaacaacaaaagtaaacaccctacttaataggcttttccttaatccctccttattatccaacatattcgcttatccaacgttctgccggcccgtttacgttggataagcgagactctactgtatgggaaataaagtattgaggaattggtggtagttaaggtaaagggtcccctgggctgcgtgggttgctaggagaccaagtgaacagagcttagccttctaactggcagcaattggataaaagcaattattcctctccctctaattaggactttatttttcttttctttttgttgtatcaacctagagcaggggtcctcaaacttttaaagcagagggccggtccacaatccttcagattgtcgaggggccgaattatcatttgaaaaaaaacaaacacactgtaatataatatattttatgtacatacagctgctctgagtccccttcggggtgagaagggcgggatataaatgtaataaataaatgtagtaaatgaataaataaataattttagacttaggcccaaagtctgaaatgacttgaaggcacacaacaacaacaatcctaattaatttgactatttcattggccagaagcaggcccatacttcctattgaaatcctgataggtttatgttggttacaattgttttcattttgaaatattgtattgttctttcattgttgttgttgttttgcactacaaataagacatgtgcagtgtgtttgttttttttcaaatgataataataataataataataataataatattcttataccccgccccatctccccaaagggactcggggcggcttacatggggccaagcccgaatataactataaaaacaagacaagaaaccaatgaaaccaataatcaaaccataaaaacaattcATAAAAAATGAGGAAATCCATGATTTAAACCGCCCTGattcccatccaggagatagggcggtatataaataaagtgttattattattatgattatgaatgATAATAGTAGCAATGGTTACATTCATCCCAATTGCATCAGAACGCTAATTGGTCTCCTTTTGCCCTGGTAGGTCTTTCAATACTAGCTTGTTCCCATTTTGCTGGCACTGTTTACAATATGGTTTTATTGCCTCTCTGGGCATTGTTCAATCACAGTACTCATGTGatgaccgggctgtggcacagctggttagtagccagctgcaataaatcactactgactgagagagagttcgaagccagcccagatCAGATTGagcgcccaaccattaaatagcctagctcgttgttgatctaagcaacctgaaagccCAGCTcgttgtaaatatatatatatctatatatataaaagagtgatggaatcctggcgaccgacaaaacaaaactaaacaccccacaacctcgaaaattgacagcacaacccctcatccacgcctctaggttgatacaacaaaaagaaaagaaaaataaagtcctaattagagggagaggaataattgtttttatccaagtgctgccagtttagagggctaaactcggtctcctagcaaaccactcagcccaggggacaggcagagttaggcctcacttaggcctcttccacactgcctataaaatacagacaccaccagacaacgccacagcaacgcgtggccgggcacagctagtatatgtatgtatgtatgtatgtatgtgtgtgtgtgtgtatatatatatatatatacacacacactaagcaacctgaaagactgtcaagtaggaaatttaggtaccgctttatgcggggaggctaatttaactaatttacaacaccataaaaatgtccagcagcatgtggaagaatgagaaagtactccatcaagaactcagtgtcacagtggatgatgaagcagcagctccccgtggccagaaccgagcataccctcatgaagccagaagctggaaaatgttaaattgcctctgtgtatgttgtatgtctaatggcattgaatgtttgccatgtatatgtacattgtgatctgccctgagttcccttcggggtgagaagaaagggtggaatataaatactgtaaataaataaattatccttAAGCACCACAGATAAAGACAAGGTTAATGGAAATTGCAATTGAATAACATTTTCAGGACCATGTATAACTCCCCTGCTCCGCTGCCATGAACATATGATATCACTTGAAATGAAGCAAAGATCCCGTTGGGCCAAGCCTTGAGTTGTTCTTTCACGgatttttggaaaaatatatatGGGATATGGATTCTTACAATTAataaccaaatacagtagagtctcacttatccaagcctctggattatccaagccatttttgtagtcaatgttttcaatgtttaaaaggcttttccttaatccctctttattatccaagatattcgcttatccaagcttctgccggcccgtttagcttggataagtgagactctactgtataagttctTTTCTGGCTTAGCTATCATAGTGAACTACAGTTTGTTgtgaaaaaggaaatgtgggaatCAATCAAGGacccagaaagaaaaaaatgtacataTATGAGTCTTTCACCTAATGACAGACAGTGATCTGATGTATTTGAACCTTCAATTTCAAAAACAAGAGGTGGACTTCCATTGTAGACAAgtcacaatatacagtagagtctcacttatccaacataaacaggccggcaaaacgttggataagcaaatatgttggataataaggagagataaaggagaagcctattaaacatcaaattaggttacaaattaagcaccaaaacatcttgttatacaacaaatttgacagaaaaagtagttcaatatgcagtaatgctacgtagtaattactgtatttatgaatttagcaccaaaaatcacgatatattgaaaacatagactacaaaaatacgttggataatccagaacgttggataagcgaatgttggataagtgagactctactgtagttgtccgTATCACAAGCAACgttaagtcccttcggggagagagggcgggttataaataaagtattattattattattgtcctttaATTACATTTTCATACAGTTTAATACAGGAAACGTTAGACATGCAAAGCACCAAAGGAAACTGAAGGGTTCACACAAGATCAGTTACAACTCTAAGCAAGTAGCTGTCtgtgcaaaagtactggaaagaaACAGGTGAGAACCCTTGTGTCTAGCTACTGTTGTCCTCGTGCCTTAAAACCAGAGGCATCGCACGTTGCAAATGAAAAAGCAACTCAACACATGGGATGGCTTCGCGACTTTTCACGCACAAATGTGACTGGGAGGAGATTTCACTGTCCTGTTCAGCAGCTTCCGGGAAAGTTGGCAAAATGCAGTTGACGAGCAAAATCATCGATCCAGCTATGGGAACGAACCGCTTGCCTTCGCAAAAATGCTCGCAAGTTCCAAAGAGACAAAAAATTGCATACAGGTTCAGATGGAGGCCAGCGTGAGCCCCTCTTGTTCTTCAAGTCACTGCACAACTTGGAAACGTTATGTCCTCCTGCATCTCTTCCGCTGGCAAGCATCGGCGTCCGAGCTGAAGGAGCTGTCCGAATCGCTGCCCGAGGAGGTAGAAGAGGCCGGCTGGAGCGAGCCACAGTTCATGCTCAGCACCCAGCCCAGTTTGTTGTGCAGAATGTGCTTGAGTCCCGGGGGGAGAGGCAGCACCTGTAACGTGTCGACGTAATCGGGAAGGAGCTGGCGCAGGCGGTAACAGCACAGGTACTGCAGGGAGGTGTGCGTGGCACAGGAGCGGATGACTTTCATGCTGCTCTTGGCTGCCGTCGAACACACCATGGGGAAGTATCGCTTGTTTTGCAGCTGGGTGGCAGCCACGCCTGTTGGCGGATATCAAAAAAGGAGGCCAACGTTTATtaacagaggaagaaaaagattAGACTCCAACACATGTAATCAGTACAGTACTTCCAGTTCCTGGCCTTGATGCCCAAATTGCGGCCCGCcggctgttttggcctccaactccctttGAACAAGCTGGCCAGGCTTCCTACGAGTTTGAAACCCAAACAGCCAGAGGGCTGCAGTTGGAGGATTGAGATACAAAGCTTGTGGGTGTGATATGTGACTTCAAAAGGTCGTCtaacctttccccaacttcaGAGCCACAAGGGCTGCTGGGTTGCAACTCCCTTTATCTACAGCCTCCATGGCTGATAATCAAAAGGAATGGGAATTGTCATTTGGGGGCCACGACtgagtaaaaactaaagaacactgaccactatttaagaaaaaaaattgttggCCCTCTATCTATGGATTCTCTatcctttgaaagcaaccataaggctgatgtgacccttgatgaaaataagtttgacacccctgccttAGACCAAAACACAATTTAAtagacaatataatatacaatgatatataataatatattgtatatacatataatattgacaataacattataatgtaagataatataatactactaataatgccTTGGtgttggcgcagtgtgttaaaacgctgagctgctgaacttgcggaccaaaaggtcccaggttcaaatcccgggagcggaatgagcgcccgctgttagctccagctcctgccaacctagcagtttgaaaacatgcaaacgctctggcaggaaggtaatggcgctccatgcagtcatgccagtggccacaggacctaggaggtgtctatggacaacgctcactcttcggcttagaaatggagatgagcaccaacccccagagtcgatcacgactggacttaacgtcaggggaaaacctttacctttaccaacctATCATATATCACatgtactattactaataatactacagtatgatggtatagtacaatatagtaatatacaatgctaatattgtgctatgctaataatataataccttgtatgtacatataatttgtaagcctcactgagtcccctttggtgtgagaagcgcgggatataaatgtcacaaataaataacacATCCAGCCTGTTCCTCAACAAAACTAACACTTTGGAATTTCTTATTCTGTTCTTTGTGCTGTTATGGCATGACAGGGCAAGTCCATTCAGTTTATTAGTTGCTGGAGATTATCAAATTTTACAGATATGTTTGTTCCTTTATGCATCTATAATTTTGAATTTTCCTTTTCCAGATCCCAGGTTGTTGCTTGTCCAACTTGTACAATTTGTGGCCATAGTGACATCAATTGGGCCAGATTCATGAGAACCATTCTGGAGGTCCTGGatcatccataataataataataattgacaaaattacgatctgccagctgcaaaaggccaccctgctgggatctgcacgcatcatccaaaaatacatcacacagtcctagacacttgggaagtgttcgacttgtgattttgtgatacgaaatccagcatgtctatcttgtttgctgtgtcataaaataataataataataataataatcatcatcatcatcatcatcatcatcaccacacagtcctagacacttgggaagtgttcgacttgtgattttgtgatacgaaatccagcatatctatcttgtttgctgtgtcataataaaataataataataataataataataataataataataataaactttattttttatatcccgccccatctccccgaagggactcagcatgtatttatttatttatttatttatttatttgggggggggcactgtcttattttcatggaaacacagtaatagataataatataactgcccctgtttcctctaaaatcTCATGCCTACTCTCTTTATCCCTGTGGTTGGGCAGGGAACCCCCAAACTTACCTATACATTTCCTGTTTTTGAAGAACGTCAGAGTCCCATGCCACGTGTCCAGGTGCACCCCGATGATGGAGCCTTGACCAAACCTTGTTGAGAAATTGGTTCTGTCTCCTTTATGATGGAGGAGGCCTAGGACACAAAGAGCGGGCACAGTTACAACACAGGCAATCGATTCATCTTGCCCGCCTATATATTCCTGGTTTTCCTTAGAATAATGTTAGAAGGGACACCTCAGAGGTTATTCAAACTCCATGCCACGTGTAAGTGCAGGAAGGCATCATATGTGACGATaacagtcttttgaacttgaacacacccatttgtattttagaatgtttttatgaatgttgatgtaagttaataattttaatctggtttatagtgtattgtatagtttttatatgtgtgtttattataagctgccctgagtccccgctcgggtgagaagggcgggatataaatgttgtaataaataaataaaataaataacattatcaTCGGGTGTTCTGTCCCCTCACAATGCTGTTTGTTCCACTTTAAAAAGTCAAAATCGAGAATATCTGTTGCCTTTTTTGCATGACATACCTGTATAAGAGAGGCCCCAGCTGTCTTCATCTTTGCCCAGCAGGCTGCAAAACGTGTGCCGATACTTGTCCAAATTGACATCCGATGTCCCAATTCCCACCATCTGGATAAATAGGAAATGGAGTGGAGGAGCGGAGacggaaaggaagggaagatatGAAACCGTGGAGCAAACAATGTATAATTTCtgccaaattcgttgtataacatgatgttttggtgattagtttgtaaaatcataacctaatttgatatttaataggcttttccttaatccctccttattatccaagatatttgcttatccaagcttctgccggcccgtttatgttggataagtgagactctactgtaatactaataataataatgggttgctgtgacttttctgggctgcctggctggccatgttccagaagcattctctcctgacatttcgcccacatgtatggcagccatcctcagtggttgtgaggtatattggaaactaggccagtgaggtttacatatctgtggaaggtccagggtgggagaaaaaacgctTGTCTGTTGAAAGCAagtgccaaatagtcactgttgaatgtttttaggttgaatgtttttatgatgaatgttttctattgtggaatgatactttaaattgtaagttgctcggagcactctggtggagagcgactaattaagaaataaagtgaagtgaagtgaaggaatcaccttgaatagcactgaaaagccttgtagcttcaaagcctggctgcttcctgcctggggtaatcttgGGGAAgctatgagagtaaagacaaagatccacccagaggatcaagggaaccactgactgcagagGGAAACtgatgaattgcaacattcacacttgcctccaacagacaagagttccttctcccaccctggaccttccacagatatataaacctcactgacctcaaatcaaataaaaaatacacCAGCATAGCTCATTGAAATAGTTTCCAACatgccttacaacctctgaggatgcctgccatagatgtggacaaaacgtcagcagagaatgcttctggaacatagccagacagtccaaaagactcacagcaacccaatgattccgcccatgaaagccttcgacaatacaacaacaataataacttctatttcttgcctgcctctcctcgcagctcaaggcaggttacaacattgctaaaacacatacagtagagtctcacttatccaagctaaatgggctggcagaatcttggataataaggagggattaaggaaaagtctattaaacatcaaattaggttatgattttacaaattaagcgccaaaacatcatgttatataacaaatttgactgaaaaagtagttcagtacaccgtaatgttctgttgtaattactgtatttacgaatttagcaccaaaatatcgtgttttttgaaacattgactacaaaaatgcattggataatccagaaccttagataagcgagtcttggataagtgagattctactgtacatctataaacattctttaaaatacgcatattaaaacatatttccacaaaatacatattgaaatacacaaatcaaagattaaacataagactcAAGTTTAAAAATTGTCAATACAGCTGTCTGGATTGCTCTGTAGGAAACCTCACCCTCTTACAAATTATAACTAGATAAGACAGTGAAGTGTGCAGTCCAAAAGTATCTGGAGAGCCATTGGATTCCCACATCCACAACAGAGCCATTAAAATGTAGAGCTAGGGATGAAACCTAAATATATGAAGCTTGCTTGACACATCTCTCCACCTCCAATCAACATACCATATCAGTGCCATACACCGGCGAGGTCATCTTGATTTCCCAAAAGTGCTGCCCCTCGGCCAGCTCCTTGTTCCCTCGGATGGCGGCGGTGCCACAGCTGTAGTCCATGTGGAAATTCACTTTGCGGCTGTCGCAGGTCAATAGCGTTGCCGTTGATTTGTTGAGATCATCCCACACCCAGTCAAAGTCTGAGGAAGGAGCCCaccaaataatgtaataatgacgcccaaagtctgacatgacttgaaggcacacaacaacaataatcctaattaacttgaataagttagaagcaggcccacacttcccattgaaatcctgataggtttatgttggttacaattgttttcattttaaaatattgtattgttctttcattgttgttgttgttttgcactacaaataaaacatgtgcagtgtgcacaggaatttgttcgtgtttttttttccaaatgataattcggcccctccacagtctgaagggggctgggctgtggtgcagatggctagtaaccagctgctataaatcactactgaccgagaggtcatgagttcgaagcccgggtcgggttaagcctccaaccataaaaaaaaaaatagccccggcttgctgttgacctagcagccccgaaaaacagttgcatctgtcaagtagggaaaatttaggtacgctttatgcgggaggctaatttaactaatctacaacaccataaaaactgctcacgaggaaaagaaaaggaagaacagccaccaatggacggtgaagcaacagctccccctgtggccggaatcgtgaagctggaaagatgttaaaaaatgcctctgtgtctgtctaaaaactgaatgttgtttgtctgttggcattgaatgtttgccatatatgtgttcattgtaatccgccctgagtccccttcggggtgagaaagaagggcggaatataaatactgtaaataaataaataaaataaacaaaccggccctctgctttaaaagtttgaggacccctgatctaaggcaTCCATAGCTCATCAACAACACGGAAGGAGAAACTGGGGCGTTTCCTTACATTCGTCTTCCTCCCCACACTGACAATCCATGATCCGGTGGATGGCATGCGGGTTGGGGCAGTACGGAGCGTCATTCTGGTTCTCACAGTTGCAGTAGGACTCTCCCGTCACGGGGATGGCGGTGGGGATGGAAGGCAGCAGCGGGGGGAACTCCGGCTCTGAATCAGAATCACTGTgctgtggaaggaaggaaggaaggaaggaaggaaggagagaacaaGAACCATCAGGGCTCTCTCGCTCTCCACTGAACCATCGCAGCCTCACTAAAAGGCCTTCGGGAAAGTCTCATTTACATTGCCAAGCATTCTCAATATAAatactgtttttaatttgctttttttaTGTTTACATGCACCTCCTTTTGTAGGCATGGTTCGCTCTTGACTAGCCTTGTCAATCAGCCCATGGGAGACTTATGGCTCAGTGCTTCCCCAGAATTAGCCATGAGGAGCAATTCCAGACAatgtcggaatcactgggttgctgtgagtcttttgggctgtctggccctgttccaggcaaaggtttcccctgacattaagtccagccgtgtccgactctggggggttggtgctcatctccatttctaagccaaagggaaTTCTAAgctcattttatgattttattgctgtgttttattataataataataataataataataataacaacaacaacaactttatttttataccccgccccatctccccgaagggactcagggcggcttacatggggcctagcccgataaaacaatcaaatatcaataacacagcaataaaataattataccaataaaaacatcaatatcagtgtCTTATATCAGTTTATCATGTGtcttacaatgattgtgattttattttatgccttttaaatttatgtgtgtgtgtttgtatttgatatcact contains:
- the spsb3 gene encoding SPRY domain-containing SOCS box protein 3, which codes for MARRMRNSRAWHYVLSGVRRDGDSRAAALPSGPHGWSYDSDGQHSDSDSEPEFPPLLPSIPTAIPVTGESYCNCENQNDAPYCPNPHAIHRIMDCQCGEEDEYFDWVWDDLNKSTATLLTCDSRKVNFHMDYSCGTAAIRGNKELAEGQHFWEIKMTSPVYGTDMMVGIGTSDVNLDKYRHTFCSLLGKDEDSWGLSYTGLLHHKGDRTNFSTRFGQGSIIGVHLDTWHGTLTFFKNRKCIGVAATQLQNKRYFPMVCSTAAKSSMKVIRSCATHTSLQYLCCYRLRQLLPDYVDTLQVLPLPPGLKHILHNKLGWVLSMNCGSLQPASSTSSGSDSDSSFSSDADACQRKRCRRT